The proteins below come from a single Zea mays cultivar B73 chromosome 8, Zm-B73-REFERENCE-NAM-5.0, whole genome shotgun sequence genomic window:
- the LOC100382477 gene encoding Katanin p60 ATPase-containing subunit A1-like yields MANPLAGLQDHLKLARDYALEGLYDTSIIFFDGAIAQINKHLTTLDDALIRTKWMNCKKAISEEVEIVKQLDAQLKSLKEAPGTRRSSSPPIRSNKSFVFQPLDEYPTSSPAPFDDPDVWAPPRDTPTRRPTRGQSSARKSSQDGAWARGSSRTGTPSRSAKPNGIKGGAVKSTASNSSVRKGKQSSNKADSTSSDAEEGKSKKGQYEGPDMDLAAMLERDVLDSTPGVRWDDVAGLSEAKRLLEEAVVLPLWMPEYFQGIRRPWKGVLMFGPPGTGKTLLAKAVATECGTTFFNVSSATLASKWRGESERMVRCLFDLARAYAPSTIFIDEIDSLCTSRGASGEHESSRRVKSELLVQIDGVNNSSTTDDGQPKIVMVLAATNFPWDIDEALRRRLEKRIYIPLPDFESRKALININLRTVQIAADVNIDEVARRTEGYSGDDLTNVCRDASMNGMRRKIAGKTRDEIKNMSKDEIAKDPVAMCDFVEALVKVQKSVSPSDIEKHEKWMAEFGSA; encoded by the exons ATGGCGAATCCCCTAGCGGGGCTGCAGGACCACCTCAAGCTCGCGCGGGACTACGCGCTCGAGGGCCTCTACGACACCTCCATCATCTTCTTCGACGGCGCCATCGCCCAGATCAACAA GCATCTAACTACTTTGGACGATGCTCTGATTCGTACGAAATGGATGAACTGCAAGAAAGCAATCTCTGAAGAAGTGGAAATTGTGAAACAGTTGGATGCTCAATTAAAGTCCCTTAAAGAAGCTCCTGGGACAAGGCGGTCATCATCACCTCCTATTCGGTCTAATAAATCATTTGTTTTCCAACCGTTGGATGAGTATCCAACATCTTCACCAGCACCCTTTGATGATCCTGATGTGTGGGCTCCACCAAGGGATACACCAACCCGAAGACCAACAAGAGGTCAATCTAGTGCAAGGAAGTCCTCCCAAGATGGAGCCTGGGCACGTGGTTCATCAAGGACTGGAACACCTAGTCGAAGCGCAAAACCTAATGGGATTAAAGGAGGTGCTGTTAAATCAACTGCCTCTAACAGTTCTGTAAGGAAAGGGAAACAAAGTTCAAACAAGGCTGATTCAACG AGTAGTGATGCTGAGGAAGGTAAGTCCAAGAAGGGTCAGTATGAAGGGCCAGATATGGACTTAGCTGCAATGCTTGAAAGGGATGTTCTGGATTCTACTCCAGGAGTAAGATGGGATGATGTTGCCGGACTTAGTGAGGCCAAACGACTCCTCGAGGAAGCAGTTGTGCTTCCTCTCTGGATGCCTGAATATTTTCAG GGTATTCGTCGACCTTGGAAAGGAGTTCTTATGTTTGGTCCACCAGGCACGGGAAAGACTCTTTTGGCAAAGGCAGTGGCCACCGAATGTGGAACAACATTCTTTAATGTTTCCTCTGCAACACTGGCCTCTAAATGGCGTGGCGAGAGTGAGCGCATGGTCCGTTGCTTATTTGATCTTGCGAGGGCCTATGCTCCAAGTACAATTTTCATTGATGAAATTGACTCCTTATGCACGTCGCGCGG TGCCTCCGGCGAACATGAGTCGTCAAGAAGGGTGAAGTCTGAACTTCTAGTGCAAATTGATGGTGTAAACAATAGCTCCACCACTGATGATGGCCAGCCAAAAATTGTTATGGTTCTGGCTGCTACAAATTTTCCATGGGATATTGATGAGGCACTGAG GCGGAGGCTGGAGAAGCGTATTTATATTCCACTTCCAGATTTTGAAAGTAGAAAGGCACTTATCAACATTAATCTTAGAACAGTTCAG ATAGCCGCAGATGTTAACATCGACGAGGTTGCTCGGAGGACAGAAGGCTATAGTGGAGATGATCTGACAAACGTTTGCCGCGATGCCTCAATGAATGGCATGAGGCGCAAGATAGCAGGCAAGACCCGCGACGAGATCAAGAACATGTCAAAGGACGAGATAGCCAAGGACCCGGTGGCCATGTGCGACTTTGTGGAGGCTCTGGTGAAGGTTCAGAAGAGTGTCTCGCCTTCAGACATAGAGAAGCATGAGAAGTGGATGGCTGAGTTTGGGTCTGCCTGA